Proteins co-encoded in one Diaminobutyricimonas sp. LJ205 genomic window:
- the tmk gene encoding dTMP kinase encodes MARGLFITLEGGDGSGKSTQSAALTDWLEASGRTVLHSREPGGTDLGVELRDIILHRRGYMTPRTEALLYAADRAQNIATKVRPAIERGEIVIQDRYLDSSVAYQGAGRVLDGSEIRDLSLWAAEGLLPDLTILLDLDPTIGRSRLEGKRYDRLEAEALEFHERVRAGYLELAASEPDRFLVLPATDSIDSLADRIRERVAQLLG; translated from the coding sequence ATGGCGCGCGGACTGTTCATCACCCTCGAGGGCGGCGACGGTTCGGGCAAGTCGACACAGTCGGCTGCGCTCACCGACTGGTTGGAGGCATCCGGTCGCACCGTGCTGCACTCCCGAGAGCCCGGCGGAACCGACCTGGGCGTGGAATTGCGGGACATCATCCTGCACCGCCGCGGCTACATGACGCCGCGGACCGAGGCGCTGCTGTATGCCGCCGACCGTGCCCAGAACATTGCGACGAAGGTGCGCCCGGCGATCGAGCGCGGCGAGATCGTCATCCAGGACCGCTACCTCGACTCGTCGGTCGCCTACCAGGGCGCCGGCCGGGTGCTGGACGGGAGCGAGATACGAGACCTGTCGCTGTGGGCGGCCGAGGGGCTGCTGCCGGACCTGACGATCCTGCTCGACCTCGACCCGACCATCGGCCGGTCCCGGCTGGAAGGCAAGCGCTACGACCGGCTCGAGGCCGAGGCGCTGGAGTTCCACGAGCGGGTCCGGGCCGGGTACCTCGAGCTGGCGGCATCCGAACCCGACCGGTTCCTGGTGCTGCCCGCCACCGACTCGATCGACTCCCTCGCCGACCGGATCCGGGAGCGCGTCGCGCAACTGCTCGGGTAA
- a CDS encoding nuclear transport factor 2 family protein, which translates to MASIVNELNQLNLAFAERFNARDLDGLVALNIAEVVFVPAPGQPVEGEANVRAALEQFLSLNLPITMTVRNVFQTGNTGLAIADWTINGTGPDGSEIALAGTTADVAVYDDEHGWRYVIDNPFGTA; encoded by the coding sequence ATGGCCTCCATAGTCAACGAACTGAACCAGCTGAACCTCGCATTCGCAGAGCGATTCAACGCCCGCGACCTCGACGGACTCGTAGCGCTGAACATTGCGGAGGTTGTTTTCGTGCCCGCACCCGGTCAGCCCGTCGAAGGCGAGGCGAACGTTCGCGCAGCGCTCGAACAGTTCCTCTCGTTGAACCTGCCGATCACCATGACCGTTCGCAATGTCTTTCAGACCGGCAACACCGGCCTCGCCATTGCCGACTGGACGATCAACGGCACCGGCCCCGACGGCTCCGAAATTGCTCTCGCCGGCACCACCGCGGATGTCGCTGTCTACGACGACGAGCACGGCTGGCGCTACGTCATCGATAACCCGTTCGGCACCGCGTAA
- a CDS encoding Rv3654c family TadE-like protein translates to MTRSPPVLFGTRAPPVRSVRALFRAETGAGGVLALALVGATILLAGLTLPIGAVLAGKQRAISAADAAALAAADVAVGIVAGFPCEAAASVAESNGARLAACEVDGLVATVSVTAGVAGLPVTASATAGPPP, encoded by the coding sequence GTGACGCGGTCACCGCCGGTGCTGTTCGGGACGCGCGCACCGCCGGTGCGGTCAGTTCGAGCCTTGTTCCGAGCGGAGACCGGTGCAGGGGGAGTGCTCGCGCTTGCCCTGGTCGGCGCCACAATTCTGCTGGCCGGGCTGACCCTGCCGATCGGGGCGGTGCTCGCCGGAAAGCAGCGGGCGATCTCCGCCGCAGACGCCGCAGCGCTCGCCGCCGCCGATGTCGCCGTCGGGATCGTCGCGGGGTTCCCGTGTGAGGCGGCGGCATCCGTTGCCGAGTCGAACGGTGCCCGGCTTGCCGCCTGCGAGGTCGACGGGCTGGTCGCGACGGTCAGCGTCACCGCCGGCGTCGCCGGACTTCCGGTGACGGCTAGCGCCACCGCGGGGCCGCCGCCATAA
- the topA gene encoding type I DNA topoisomerase — protein sequence MPGTKKLVIVESPAKAKTIGQYLGDDYEVQASVGHIRDLIEPKNLPPELKTGSLGKFSVDVENGFEPYYVVSDGKKQTVTALKRALKDADELYLATDEDREGEAIAWHLLEVLKPKVPVKRMVFHEITKEAIERAKETTRDLDTALVDAQETRRILDRLYGFEVSPVLWRKVGPGLSAGRVQSAATRLVVDRERERLAFVSAGYWGLTTRLHPATGTEQFAARLNRLDGRKVATGSDFDDKGQLKKSEVIALDEQAATTIAEALRADDLPIRVVKVESKPYTRRPAAPFTTSTLQQEASRKLRFSSRQTMSVAQSLYENGYITYMRTDSVSLSQQAIDAARNQAKALYGAETVPDKPRLYAGKSKNAQEAHEAIRPSGDTFRTPQQLQGELRGDQWKLYDLIWKRTVASQMADTKGTTASVTIEATLPEGIAELGASGTVITFPGFRLAYEEGSDEERTDSDAETRLPALTEGQDLAVDEVEAKGSATTPPARYTEASLIKALEELGVGRPSTYSAIITTIVDRGYVTPRGSALVPSWIAFSVVRLLEEYFGDLVQYDFTAEMEEDLDRISRGEADRTTWLGGFYFGNEEHKGLRTVIDNLGDIDAREINSVRITDDITVRIGRYGPYLEVAQEGSDTPRRVNVPEELAPDELTAEKARELIDAPVAGDRVLGVNPETGKEIVVKDGRFGPYVTELEPEPEPEAEVIDEATGEVVAPKKKPKKAAAVKPRTASLFKSMDVGSVDLATALKLLGLPRVVGTDPESGAEITAQNGRYGAYLKKGTDTRSLDSEDQIFDIDLAGALEKFAQPKYGARGASSALAEFDADPVSGKPIKVKDGRFGPYVTDGTTNATIPRGEDVVDIDYDRAVQLLADKRAKGPAKKPAARKKPAAKRTTSTKKK from the coding sequence GTGCCAGGCACCAAGAAACTGGTCATCGTTGAGTCGCCTGCAAAGGCGAAGACGATCGGCCAGTATCTGGGCGACGACTACGAAGTGCAGGCGTCGGTCGGGCACATCCGTGACCTCATCGAACCCAAGAACCTGCCGCCCGAGCTGAAGACCGGCTCGCTCGGCAAATTCTCCGTCGATGTCGAGAACGGCTTCGAGCCTTATTACGTGGTCTCCGACGGCAAGAAGCAGACCGTCACCGCGCTGAAGCGCGCGCTGAAGGATGCCGATGAGCTCTACCTCGCCACTGATGAGGACCGCGAGGGAGAGGCCATCGCCTGGCACCTGCTCGAGGTGCTGAAGCCCAAGGTCCCGGTCAAGCGCATGGTCTTCCACGAGATCACCAAGGAAGCCATCGAGCGCGCCAAGGAGACGACGCGGGATCTGGACACCGCGCTCGTCGACGCGCAGGAGACCCGCCGGATCCTCGACCGCCTCTATGGGTTCGAGGTCTCACCAGTGCTCTGGCGCAAGGTCGGACCCGGCCTGTCTGCAGGACGCGTGCAGTCCGCCGCGACCCGCCTGGTCGTCGACCGGGAACGCGAGCGGTTGGCCTTCGTCAGCGCCGGCTACTGGGGACTGACCACCCGACTGCACCCGGCGACCGGAACCGAGCAGTTCGCCGCCCGACTCAACCGGCTGGATGGCCGCAAGGTCGCCACCGGCTCCGATTTCGACGACAAGGGGCAGCTGAAGAAATCCGAGGTCATCGCCCTCGACGAGCAGGCTGCGACGACGATCGCCGAGGCCCTGCGCGCCGACGACCTGCCGATCCGCGTCGTCAAGGTCGAGTCCAAGCCGTACACCCGTCGCCCGGCCGCGCCGTTCACCACCTCGACCCTGCAGCAGGAGGCGTCGCGCAAGCTGCGCTTCAGCTCGCGGCAGACCATGAGCGTCGCGCAGTCGCTGTACGAGAACGGCTACATCACCTACATGCGAACCGACTCCGTGTCGCTCTCGCAGCAGGCGATCGACGCCGCCCGTAACCAGGCGAAGGCGCTCTATGGCGCCGAGACCGTACCGGACAAGCCGCGCCTGTATGCAGGCAAGAGCAAGAACGCGCAGGAGGCGCACGAGGCGATTCGGCCCTCCGGCGACACCTTCCGCACCCCCCAGCAGTTGCAGGGCGAGCTGCGCGGCGACCAGTGGAAGCTGTACGACCTGATCTGGAAGCGCACCGTCGCCTCGCAGATGGCCGACACCAAGGGCACCACCGCGAGCGTCACCATCGAGGCGACTCTGCCCGAGGGCATCGCTGAGCTCGGGGCATCCGGAACCGTCATCACCTTCCCCGGCTTCCGCCTCGCCTATGAGGAGGGCAGCGACGAAGAGCGCACCGACTCCGACGCCGAGACCCGGCTGCCGGCGCTCACCGAGGGCCAGGACCTCGCCGTCGACGAGGTCGAGGCCAAGGGCAGCGCGACCACGCCGCCGGCTCGTTACACCGAGGCCAGCCTGATCAAGGCGCTCGAAGAGCTCGGCGTCGGCCGGCCGTCCACCTACAGCGCGATCATCACCACCATCGTCGACCGCGGCTACGTCACCCCGCGCGGCAGCGCCCTGGTGCCCAGCTGGATCGCGTTCTCGGTGGTCCGGCTGCTGGAGGAGTACTTCGGCGACCTGGTCCAGTACGACTTCACCGCCGAAATGGAGGAGGATCTCGACCGGATCTCCCGCGGCGAAGCGGACCGCACGACCTGGCTCGGTGGCTTCTACTTCGGCAACGAGGAGCACAAGGGCCTCCGCACCGTCATCGACAACCTCGGCGACATCGACGCCCGCGAGATCAACTCGGTGCGGATCACCGACGACATCACCGTGCGCATCGGCCGCTACGGCCCCTACCTCGAGGTTGCCCAGGAGGGCTCGGACACCCCGCGCCGGGTCAACGTGCCCGAGGAACTGGCACCCGACGAACTCACCGCCGAGAAGGCGCGGGAACTGATCGACGCCCCCGTCGCTGGCGACCGCGTGCTGGGTGTGAACCCGGAGACCGGCAAGGAGATCGTCGTCAAGGACGGCCGTTTCGGCCCCTACGTCACCGAACTCGAGCCGGAACCCGAGCCCGAGGCGGAGGTCATCGATGAGGCCACCGGTGAGGTGGTCGCGCCGAAGAAGAAGCCGAAGAAGGCTGCGGCGGTCAAGCCGCGGACCGCGTCGCTGTTCAAGTCGATGGATGTCGGGTCCGTCGACCTGGCGACCGCGCTGAAGCTGCTCGGCCTGCCTCGTGTCGTCGGCACCGACCCGGAGTCGGGTGCGGAGATCACCGCACAGAACGGCCGCTACGGCGCCTACCTGAAGAAGGGCACCGACACCCGTTCGCTCGATTCCGAAGACCAGATCTTCGACATCGACCTGGCCGGCGCACTGGAGAAGTTCGCCCAGCCGAAGTACGGCGCCCGCGGAGCCTCCAGCGCGCTCGCGGAGTTCGACGCCGACCCGGTCAGCGGCAAGCCGATCAAGGTGAAGGACGGCCGGTTCGGCCCGTACGTCACCGACGGCACCACCAACGCGACGATTCCCCGCGGTGAGGATGTCGTGGACATCGACTACGACCGGGCGGTGCAGTTGCTCGCCGACAAGCGCGCCAAGGGTCCGGCGAAGAAGCCGGCGGCGCGCAAGAAGCCAGCCGCCAAACGCACCACCAGCACGAAGAAGAAGTGA
- a CDS encoding TetR/AcrR family transcriptional regulator: MDSELGLRERKRLATRRAIQNAAVRLVLERGLDSVTVDEISRQADVSPRTFFNYFPSKEAALLDNGPQLPDEAAISEFIEARGPIVSDLGALMVKAAEGMSPDRETLQLRRDLVKGNPRLLTLRMASMHQFEDELQAVVERRIMAENPEEPDRSNRAHLITMVAFGVMRHAWGLWADGSPERQLTDCLRDAFDGLADVAATAAAR, translated from the coding sequence GTGGATTCTGAACTCGGCCTGCGCGAGCGCAAGCGACTGGCCACGCGGCGAGCGATCCAGAACGCCGCGGTCCGGCTGGTCCTCGAACGCGGGCTCGATTCCGTCACGGTCGACGAGATAAGCCGCCAGGCGGATGTCTCGCCGCGCACGTTCTTCAATTACTTCCCCTCGAAGGAAGCTGCCCTGCTCGACAATGGGCCTCAATTGCCCGACGAGGCGGCGATCAGCGAATTCATTGAGGCTCGCGGCCCGATCGTCTCGGATCTGGGAGCGCTGATGGTGAAGGCCGCAGAGGGCATGTCGCCGGATCGGGAAACCCTGCAGCTGCGCCGCGACTTGGTCAAGGGCAACCCGCGGCTGCTCACCCTGCGGATGGCGAGCATGCACCAGTTCGAGGACGAACTGCAGGCAGTCGTCGAGCGCCGGATCATGGCAGAAAACCCGGAGGAGCCTGATCGCTCCAATCGGGCGCACCTGATCACCATGGTCGCCTTCGGTGTGATGCGGCATGCGTGGGGGCTGTGGGCCGATGGCTCGCCCGAACGCCAGCTGACCGACTGTCTGCGCGACGCTTTCGATGGTCTCGCTGACGTTGCTGCAACCGCGGCGGCTCGTTAA
- a CDS encoding DNA polymerase III subunit delta' — protein MAVWDELTGQDDAIAVFRQAAAAAETGETGMTHAWLITGPPGSGRSNLAYAFATALLSIDADEEAVRTQVDARSHPDLTALSTSNVIIKIDDVRDVVRSAYHSPSVSRYRVMVIEDADRMVERTSNLLLKSLEEPPPRTVWILCAPSEADLLPTIRSRVRTVRLRTPAVTDVAALLSRRDGIPDDVALRAAREAQSHIGMARRLATNEDARKRRQLTIDLVLDIRSVSDAVIAAGKLLDLAKDDGAAVTAERNEEEREQALRSLGIEPGGSIPPALRAQLKNLEEDQKRRATRSLRDGIDRILVDLASVFRDLLLIQLGVDGDLINAAIRDALQVAAERRTPAQTLAVMDAISTARERIDGNVAPALALEAMLISATRKDARA, from the coding sequence ATGGCGGTCTGGGACGAACTGACGGGGCAAGACGACGCCATCGCTGTCTTCCGGCAGGCCGCCGCGGCCGCCGAAACCGGCGAGACCGGGATGACGCACGCCTGGCTGATCACCGGCCCGCCCGGCTCCGGCCGGTCGAACCTCGCCTACGCCTTCGCCACCGCGCTGCTGTCCATCGACGCCGACGAAGAGGCCGTGCGCACCCAGGTCGACGCCCGCAGCCACCCCGACCTCACCGCGCTGTCCACCTCGAACGTGATCATCAAGATCGACGACGTACGCGACGTGGTGCGCTCGGCCTACCACTCGCCGAGCGTCAGCCGCTACCGGGTGATGGTCATCGAAGACGCCGACCGCATGGTGGAGCGCACCTCCAACCTGCTGCTGAAGTCGCTCGAAGAACCGCCACCGCGCACCGTCTGGATCCTCTGCGCCCCGAGCGAGGCCGACCTGTTGCCGACCATCCGGTCGCGCGTGCGGACCGTGCGCCTGCGCACGCCCGCGGTGACGGATGTCGCGGCGCTGCTGAGCCGCCGGGACGGTATCCCCGACGACGTCGCCCTGCGTGCCGCCCGCGAGGCGCAGAGCCACATCGGCATGGCCCGGCGTCTGGCCACCAACGAGGACGCCCGCAAGCGCCGGCAGCTGACGATCGACCTGGTGCTCGACATCCGTTCCGTGTCCGACGCGGTCATCGCCGCCGGAAAACTGCTCGACCTGGCCAAGGACGACGGCGCCGCGGTCACCGCCGAACGCAATGAGGAGGAGCGTGAGCAGGCGCTGCGCTCGCTCGGCATCGAACCCGGTGGCTCCATCCCGCCGGCGCTCCGTGCCCAGCTGAAGAACCTCGAGGAGGACCAGAAGCGGCGGGCGACGCGCAGCCTGCGCGACGGCATCGACCGCATCCTCGTCGATCTGGCGTCGGTCTTCCGCGACCTGCTGCTGATCCAGCTCGGTGTCGACGGTGACCTGATCAATGCCGCCATCCGGGACGCCCTGCAGGTCGCCGCCGAACGGCGGACACCGGCGCAGACCCTCGCCGTGATGGATGCGATCAGCACGGCACGGGAACGCATCGACGGTAACGTGGCTCCCGCCCTCGCGCTTGAGGCCATGCTCATCTCGGCCACTCGGAAGGACGCCCGCGCGTGA
- a CDS encoding YbdD/YjiX family protein gives MNAPTAAVSALDLLKRGARGLTWYVNSVMGDNAWQTYREHYLETHGEEPPMTEREFWWDRDDEQDRNPQSRCC, from the coding sequence ATGAATGCGCCGACCGCCGCGGTCTCCGCGCTTGACCTGCTCAAGCGCGGAGCCCGCGGGCTCACCTGGTACGTGAACTCGGTAATGGGCGACAACGCCTGGCAGACCTACCGCGAGCACTACCTCGAGACGCACGGCGAGGAACCGCCGATGACCGAACGAGAGTTCTGGTGGGACCGCGACGACGAGCAGGACCGCAACCCGCAGTCCCGCTGCTGCTAG
- a CDS encoding carbon starvation CstA family protein encodes MSDTTTAEHESVVPPQDPSLPPVAIDEKAEARTKKWTPAKIALWVAISLLGGVAWTVLAIVRGDTVNAIWFVFAAVCTYLIGYRFYSKVIERYLTKPDDRRATPAEYKANGKDFMPTDRRVLYGHHFAAIAGAGPLVGPVLAAQMGYLPGTIWIIVGVVLAGAVQDYLVLFFSMRRGGRSLGQMAREDLGRIGGTAALIATLLIMIIIVAILALVVVNALGESPWGVFSVGMTIPIALFMGVYLRYIRPGKVTEVSIIGFVLLILVIVAGGWVAETDWGVAMFTLDRTTIAWGIIIYGFVAAILPVWLLLAPRDYLSTFMKIGTIVMLAGAVVLVRPEINVPAFSEFASRSDGPVVAGSLFPFLFVTIACGALSGFHALISSGTTPKLIEKEKQTRLIGYGGMLMESFVAIMALVAALSIDRGIYFAMNASAAATGGTLEGAAAFVNGLGLTGVSVTPDALAATANAVGEESIVSRTGGAPTLAVGLAQIMQGLIGGPAMMAFWYHFAIMFEALFILTAVDAGTRVARFMLQDSLGNFIPKFRDTSWRPGAWIGTAVMVAGWGAILILGVTDPLGGINTFFPLFGIANQLLAAIALAVCLAIAAKRGAFRWLWIIILPLAFAAVVTITASMYKIFSPVPAVGYWAQHAAFRDALAAGETSFGNASSVEAMEAVVRNTAVQGTLSILFVSLAIIVIAASVVVSIKAFKNGGGNNTEDAPEASRIYAPAGFIASKEERDLQKQWDALPAAKQPARSGH; translated from the coding sequence ATGAGCGACACAACCACGGCGGAACACGAATCCGTCGTCCCACCCCAGGATCCATCACTTCCGCCGGTCGCCATCGACGAGAAGGCGGAGGCCCGGACCAAGAAGTGGACACCGGCGAAGATCGCCCTCTGGGTGGCCATTTCTCTGCTGGGTGGTGTTGCCTGGACGGTCCTCGCCATTGTGCGGGGTGACACGGTCAACGCGATCTGGTTCGTGTTCGCTGCGGTGTGCACCTATCTCATTGGCTACCGCTTCTACTCGAAGGTGATCGAGCGTTACCTCACCAAGCCGGATGACCGCCGGGCCACCCCCGCGGAGTACAAGGCGAACGGCAAGGACTTCATGCCGACCGACCGGCGTGTGCTCTACGGGCACCACTTCGCCGCGATCGCCGGCGCCGGCCCGCTGGTCGGCCCCGTGCTCGCCGCGCAGATGGGTTACCTGCCAGGCACGATCTGGATCATCGTCGGCGTCGTGCTCGCCGGCGCGGTGCAGGACTACCTCGTACTGTTCTTCTCGATGCGCCGCGGCGGCCGTTCGCTCGGCCAGATGGCCCGTGAGGACCTCGGCCGGATCGGTGGCACCGCTGCCCTGATCGCGACCTTGCTGATCATGATCATCATCGTGGCGATCCTCGCCCTCGTCGTGGTCAACGCCCTGGGCGAGAGCCCGTGGGGTGTCTTCTCGGTTGGCATGACCATCCCGATCGCACTGTTCATGGGCGTGTACCTGCGGTACATCCGTCCCGGCAAGGTCACCGAGGTCTCGATCATCGGCTTCGTGCTGCTGATCCTCGTCATCGTCGCCGGTGGCTGGGTCGCCGAGACCGACTGGGGCGTGGCCATGTTCACGCTGGACCGCACCACCATCGCCTGGGGCATCATCATCTACGGCTTCGTCGCCGCGATCCTGCCGGTGTGGCTGCTGCTCGCCCCGCGCGACTACCTGTCGACGTTCATGAAGATCGGCACGATCGTCATGCTCGCCGGCGCGGTCGTCCTGGTGCGCCCGGAGATCAACGTTCCCGCGTTCAGCGAGTTCGCCTCGCGCTCCGACGGACCGGTGGTCGCCGGGTCGCTGTTCCCGTTCCTGTTCGTCACCATCGCCTGTGGCGCCCTGTCCGGGTTCCACGCGCTGATCTCGTCGGGAACCACGCCGAAGCTCATCGAGAAGGAGAAGCAGACCCGCCTGATCGGTTACGGCGGCATGCTGATGGAGTCGTTCGTCGCCATCATGGCGCTCGTCGCCGCGCTGTCGATCGACCGGGGCATCTACTTCGCGATGAACGCGTCGGCTGCCGCCACCGGCGGCACGCTGGAAGGCGCCGCTGCATTCGTGAACGGCCTCGGCCTGACCGGTGTCAGCGTGACCCCGGACGCACTCGCCGCCACCGCGAACGCGGTCGGCGAGGAGAGCATCGTCTCGCGCACCGGTGGTGCGCCGACGCTCGCGGTCGGCCTGGCCCAGATCATGCAGGGCCTTATCGGCGGACCGGCGATGATGGCGTTCTGGTACCACTTCGCGATCATGTTCGAGGCGCTGTTCATCCTCACCGCTGTCGACGCGGGCACCCGCGTGGCCCGGTTCATGCTGCAGGACAGCCTCGGCAACTTCATCCCGAAGTTCCGGGACACCTCGTGGCGTCCCGGTGCCTGGATCGGTACCGCGGTGATGGTGGCCGGATGGGGCGCCATCCTGATCCTCGGCGTCACCGACCCGCTCGGCGGAATCAACACCTTCTTCCCGCTGTTCGGTATCGCGAACCAATTGCTCGCGGCCATTGCGCTGGCGGTCTGTCTGGCGATCGCGGCGAAGCGCGGGGCGTTCCGTTGGTTGTGGATCATCATCCTGCCGCTCGCGTTCGCGGCCGTAGTCACCATCACGGCGTCGATGTACAAGATCTTCTCGCCGGTGCCCGCTGTGGGTTACTGGGCGCAGCACGCCGCATTCCGCGACGCGCTCGCCGCAGGCGAGACGAGCTTCGGCAACGCGTCGAGCGTCGAGGCGATGGAGGCCGTCGTGCGGAACACCGCCGTGCAGGGCACCCTGTCGATCCTGTTCGTCAGCCTCGCGATCATCGTGATCGCCGCGTCGGTTGTGGTCAGCATCAAGGCGTTCAAGAACGGTGGCGGCAACAACACCGAGGACGCCCCGGAGGCCTCGCGCATCTACGCCCCGGCCGGGTTCATCGCGTCGAAGGAGGAGCGTGACCTGCAGAAGCAGTGGGACGCCCTGCCCGCCGCGAAGCAGCCCGCTCGGAGCGGTCACTGA
- a CDS encoding RNA polymerase sigma factor — protein sequence MLQELITADPHRLRRRTMSLGVHFSDADDVAQNTLLRAWRSIEQLESPDPGQMCSWLDVIARNAATDFSRHMMRRPADELDEDIPDSSNVADEALTRQLLDGALQAIQSLPTGLRDPLLLSVVDGLSASEIAEKLNTSPAAIRQRITRARKSLSACKHSGMSEDA from the coding sequence GTGCTTCAGGAGCTCATCACGGCCGACCCGCACCGCTTGCGGCGGCGGACGATGTCACTGGGCGTGCACTTCAGCGATGCAGATGACGTGGCGCAAAATACACTCCTGCGTGCCTGGCGATCGATAGAGCAGCTCGAGTCTCCCGATCCCGGGCAGATGTGCTCCTGGCTTGACGTGATTGCCCGCAATGCAGCAACCGACTTCTCCCGCCACATGATGAGGCGCCCAGCCGACGAGTTGGATGAAGACATCCCCGATAGCTCGAATGTCGCCGATGAAGCCCTGACGCGCCAGCTTCTCGACGGCGCGCTCCAGGCGATCCAATCGCTCCCGACGGGCCTGCGAGATCCCCTGTTGCTTAGCGTTGTTGACGGGCTCTCCGCGAGCGAGATCGCTGAAAAGCTCAACACGTCCCCGGCTGCGATCCGGCAGCGAATCACTCGCGCCCGCAAGTCACTCTCGGCCTGCAAGCACTCGGGCATGTCAGAGGACGCTTAA
- a CDS encoding alpha/beta hydrolase: protein MNHLKSLAIGVLTLLALTGCVSAPPSTTSTPTGEQVAAELQPFYNQVLQWESCGDGLQCTTAKAPMDWKNPADAEIELALVRHPATGDRLGSLLVNPGGPGASGYDFIMDSVDFATSEKLQSRYDIVGFDPRGVNKSSAVDCYDQPAELDEAIYGVSDLPVGTDAWIEDIKASSAEFAQACLEHTGELLEHVDTVSAARDLDLLRAVLGDSDLNYLGYSYGTLLGATYADLYPENTGRMVFDGAVDPATSELDVTATQAKGFEDAMRAFLADCLGADDCPFQGTVDQSMELIDVLLDSLNESPLRHTDGRMLSGNTMFTAIILPLYNVGNWPYLKILFDEVLSGETTTAFLLADTYYDRAADGTYQSNQTEAFLSINCLDYQAEYSNETLHENAAKLAEIAPAFGPRMSYGVSCADWPFESERERTAIAAEGSSDLLVVGTTGDPATPYQWAVNMADQLENGHLVTYNGEGHTAYNKSNDCVQNAVEGYLIDGTVPEADPNC from the coding sequence GTGAACCACCTGAAGTCTCTGGCGATTGGTGTGCTGACGCTGCTCGCCCTCACCGGCTGCGTGTCCGCGCCGCCGAGCACCACGTCGACGCCCACCGGCGAGCAGGTCGCCGCGGAGCTGCAGCCGTTCTACAACCAGGTGCTGCAGTGGGAATCCTGCGGCGACGGGTTGCAGTGCACGACCGCGAAGGCGCCGATGGACTGGAAGAACCCCGCCGATGCCGAGATCGAACTCGCCCTGGTGCGGCATCCGGCCACGGGTGACCGGCTGGGATCGCTGCTGGTCAACCCCGGTGGCCCGGGAGCATCCGGTTACGACTTCATCATGGACAGTGTCGACTTCGCGACCAGCGAGAAACTGCAGTCGCGCTATGACATCGTCGGCTTCGACCCCCGCGGCGTGAACAAGTCCTCGGCGGTCGACTGCTACGACCAGCCGGCCGAACTGGATGAGGCCATCTACGGGGTTTCCGACCTGCCGGTGGGAACCGATGCCTGGATCGAAGACATCAAGGCATCGTCCGCCGAGTTCGCCCAGGCCTGCCTCGAGCACACGGGCGAGCTGCTCGAGCACGTCGACACTGTGAGTGCCGCGCGTGACCTGGACCTGCTGCGGGCGGTGCTTGGCGACTCCGACCTCAACTACCTCGGCTACTCTTACGGCACCCTGCTCGGCGCCACTTACGCCGACCTGTACCCCGAGAACACCGGTCGCATGGTCTTTGACGGTGCGGTCGATCCGGCGACCAGTGAGCTCGATGTGACAGCGACCCAGGCGAAGGGGTTCGAGGACGCCATGCGGGCGTTCCTCGCCGACTGCCTGGGTGCCGACGACTGCCCGTTCCAGGGCACCGTTGACCAGTCCATGGAACTGATCGACGTGCTGCTCGACAGCCTGAATGAGAGCCCGCTGCGGCACACGGATGGGCGCATGCTCAGCGGGAACACGATGTTCACCGCGATCATCCTGCCGCTGTACAACGTCGGCAACTGGCCGTACCTCAAGATCCTGTTCGACGAGGTCCTGTCTGGCGAGACCACGACGGCATTCCTGCTCGCCGACACCTACTACGACCGTGCCGCGGACGGCACCTACCAGTCCAACCAGACCGAGGCGTTCCTCTCCATCAACTGCCTCGACTACCAGGCCGAGTACAGCAACGAGACGTTGCACGAGAATGCGGCGAAGCTGGCGGAGATCGCCCCCGCCTTCGGCCCGCGGATGTCGTACGGCGTGAGCTGCGCTGACTGGCCATTCGAGTCGGAGCGCGAGCGCACAGCGATCGCCGCGGAGGGCTCGTCGGACCTGCTCGTCGTCGGCACCACGGGCGACCCCGCAACGCCGTACCAGTGGGCGGTGAACATGGCGGACCAGCTCGAGAACGGACACCTGGTCACCTACAACGGCGAGGGCCACACGGCGTACAACAAATCGAACGACTGTGTGCAGAACGCGGTTGAGGGTTACCTCATCGATGGCACGGTGCCGGAGGCCGACCCGAACTGCTGA